Within the Bacillus sp. FSL K6-3431 genome, the region AAAAGAAAAAAATGAAATGAAGTATATTCGTGAATTGCAAACCTGTTATTGGCAAATGAAAAATACAGAATATATCGTCATGACATTAAATGAAACGGAGCAAAGAAAAAAACAAATGGAACAATCGCAACCTTCCGACTAAATAGTGGAGGGTTTTTTGTTAGTTAAGCAAGTATAAAACTTTTACTGATTTCCATTAAAAAAAACTGTAAATGTCTTACTTCAAATGTACACAAAGCCGAGTGAAGGGAATCCACGAACACTGCACAGGATAATGTGTGTTCCTAACCTGATTTTTAACAGATAGCCTTTTGCTCGCTCCGTAGTTATTCATTATTATAACCATTCATAATGAAAGGCAAGAGCCAAACCAATAAAGATTGCTAATAATAAAACATCGACTGTAGTAGGGAAAATAAAAGTCCTGATCGTTTGGAATATAGCGAAGGGGACAACGAGCTGCCTGCATGCCCCTTTAAATGTCCTCATCCACGATTGAAATGTATACTGATTGAATTTGTTTTTCATCAATAAACCTCCCTGAATATCTGATACCATAAATTATGTAGAGAAAATAAATTTGTGCCTAGACAGTATAAACTGCATTGTATCTGCCTATCCTGATAAAAAGACATAATAATCATTGACAATCATATATGATTTTCGCTAATATTATATATAAATGAATGATCGACTAATTGCTAAGATAGGGAAGAGTACTTTGGCATTCTGCTTTCAGAGAGAGAAATCAATGCTGTGAGATTTCTTAAGTAGAAACATTGGAAAGTCACCCTTGAGCAGCTTCCGTGAAAATAATGAGTAATGGAAGCCGGTGTAGAACCGTTATTAAGTTAAGTGCCGGGCGTATGTGGTAGTTGCATGCATCCGTGAAAAAAGGTGGTACCGCGAATCCGCTCCCTTCGTCCTTTTGACGAGGGGGGTTTTTGTGTTTTTTATTAAAGGAACAACGGCTAAGAACGCAACGTCCTGTGGCAACGCCGTTATGACCCGCATTGTGGGAGCTTAAGCTTTCACGATAGCACTGAAGTTAGACGACATTTACTACAAATAAAGATTTTTCTAGGAGGATAAAGTTGGAAAATAATAATAATATTACGATGCCGACAAAATATGAACCACAAAGAATTGAAAAAGGTAGATATCAGTGGTGGCTTGATGGAAAGTTTTTCGAAGCGAATAATGATCCAAATAAAAAGCCTTATACAATTGTTATTCCTCCTCCAAACGTAACAGGACGTCTACATCTTGGTCATGCATGGGATACTGCTTTGCAAGATATTTTAACGAGAATGAAAAGAATGCAAGGTTATGACGTTCTGTGGCTCCCGGGTATGGATCATGCTGGGATAGCTACTCAAGCTAGAGTGGAAGAAAAGCTACGTGAAGAAGGGATCTCGCGATATGATCTCGGACGTGAAAAGTTTGTGGAAGAAATTTGGAAATGGAAAGCAGAGTATGCAGATTTTATTCGTCAACAATGGTCAAAACTCGGACTTGGTTTAGATTATTCACGTGAACGTTTTACGCTTGATGAAGGTCTTTCTAAAGCTGTAAGAGAAGTGTTTGTTACGCTTTATAATAAAAAACTGATTTATAGAGGCGAATATATAATTAATTGGGATCCTGCAACGAAAACAGCTTTATCAGATATTGAAGTAATTCATAAAGATGTACAGGGCGCATTTTACCATATGCGTTACCCACTTGCAGACGGTTCTGGCGCGATTGAAGTAGCAACTACAAGACCTGAGACGATGTTAGGTGATACGGCGGTAGCTGTTCATCCAGATGACGAACGCTACCAACATTTAATTGGCAAAACTGTCATTTTGCCTATCATTGGTCGAGAAATTCCGATCGTTGCCGATGACTATGTGGATCAAGACTTTGGTTCAGGTGCAGTGAAAATCACCCCAGCACATGATCCTAATGATTTTGAAATCGGCAATCGCCACAATTTAGAGCGAATACTCGTGATGAATGAAGATGGTACGATGAATGAAAATGCTAATAAATATCAAGGGATGGATCGTTTTGAATGTCGGAAACAAATCGTCAAAGATTTGCAAGAACAAGGGGTACTATTCCAAATTGAAGACCATATGCATTCAGTCGGTCATTCAGAGCGTAGCGGTGCAGTTGTAGAACCGTATTTATCGACACAATGGTTCGTTAGTATGCAACCACTTGCAGATCAAGCGATTGACTTGCAAAAACAAGAAGAAAAAGTGAATTTTATTCCAGATCGATTTGAGAAAACGTATTTACACTGGATGGAAAACATTCATGATTGGTGTATTTCACGTCAGTTATGGTGGGGGCATCGTATACCAGCTTGGTACCATAAAGAGACTGGAGAAGTGTATGTTGGAAATGTGGCACCTGCGGATGAAGAGAATTGGGAACAGGACAATGATGTGTTGGATACATGGTTTAGTTCCGCATTATGGCCATTTTCTACGATGGGTTGGCCAGATCTTGATGCGGGAGACTTCCAACGGTATTATCCGAATAATGCTCTTGTAACGGGTTATGATATCATCTCGTTCTGGGTTTCGAGAATGATTTTCCAAGGCATAGAATTTACAGGCAAGCGGCCTTTTCAAGATGTACTTATTCACGGCCTCATTCGTGCAGAAGATGGACGTAAAATGAGTAAATCACTTGGAAATGGTATCGACCCAATGGATGTTATTGATCAATATGGAGCTGATTCGCTTCGGTACTTCTTAACAACAGGAAGCTCACCAGGTCAGGATCTCAGATTTAGTATGGAAAAAATTGAATCAATCTGGAACTTCGCTAATAAAATTTGGAATGCTTCTCGATTCGCATTATTGAATATGGATGGCCTCGAATATAATGAAATTGATCTGTCAGGTGAAAAATCCGTTGCGGATAAATGGATCCTAACACGCCTTAACAACACGATCGACACTGTAACGAAACTTGCAGACAAATATGAATTTGGAGAAGTTGGCAGAGCTTTATACAATTTCATTTGGGATGAATTATGTGATTGGTATATTGAAATGGCGAAACTTCCATTATATGGGGAAGATGAAGCGGCTAAAAAGACGACTCGTTCTGTATTGGCATATGTATTAGATAACACGATGCGACTTATCCATCCATTCATGCCTTTCATATCTGAAGAAATTTGGCAAAACCTACCGCATGAAGGTGAATCAATTACTGTAGCAGCATGGCCAACAGTAAATGAACAATTTACGGATGAACAAGCTGCAAGTGAAATGAAACTGTTAATGGATATCATTCGTTCCGTTCGAAATATCCGTGCAGAAGTAAATACACCGATGAGTAAACAGATTAAGTTAATGCTTAAGGCAAAAGATAGTGAAATATTTACAGTGCTAGAAAAGAATAAACAATTCATCGAGAAATTTTGTAATCCAGAAGAGCTTATTATTTCAACAGACATGAAAACACCGGAAAAATCAATGACTGCTGTCGTTACAGGTGTCGAACTATTTCTCCCGCTAGCTGGATTAATTAATATTGATGAGGAAATCAAGCGCCTAGAAAAAGAATGGGATAAGTGGAATAAAGAAGTCGAACGTGTTCAGAAAAAGTTATCCAATGAAAAGTTTACAAGTAAAGCGCCACAAGCTGTGGTGGAGGAAGAAAGAGTGAAAGAAAAAGATTATGTAGAAAAGCGTTCGATTGTCGAAGAGCGTATGAATGAGTTGAAAAATATTTAAGTAGCAATTTGAAAAGTGCTTGGCATCTCCCTAATGAAAAATGAAGGAGGTGTCAGCTCTTTATTTATAGAGGATGTTCAAAAAGTCACCAAATGATAAACTGCGAATTTCTTCGTTGCTCGTTTTTTTCGGTTCTCACGTATAGGATGGATCTTCTGTTAAGTTCGCTCACGTCCTGTGAGCAACACAGAAGTCAGCACATCCTGTGCAAGTCAGATCCTCAAAACCTTCGCGACTCGAACTTCTTGTTTCTAATTTGACACCTTTTGAACACGCACTTATAGGAAATTAATTCCCCTTGTATAGGAGGATAACTTTACATTCTGGAGGTGTGTAAACTGTTTCATACATATGATGAATCACTTGAGTGGATTCACTCACGTCTTCGTTTTGGTGTAAAACCAGGCTTGAAAAGAATGGAATACATGCTTGAAAAACTAGACCATCCTGAAAACAAGTTAAATGCAGTTCATGTTGGTGGAACAAATGGGAAAGGCTCGACTGTTGCTTATTTGCGTTCAGTATTGATGGAAGCTGGTTATGAAGTAGGTACATTTACTTCCCCGTATATTGAGCAATTCAATGAAAGAATCAGTTTAAATGGTAAGCCAATTTCAGATAATGAAATAACACATCTTGTTAATGTTATAAAACCGCTCGCTGATGAATTGGAGGAAACTGAATTCGGGCCGCCAACAGAGTTTGAAATTATTACAGCGATGTCAATTTATTATTTTGCTGTGATGAATCCCGTGGACTTTTCAATTATGGAAGTTGGACTAGGTGGTCGCTATGATTCGACGAATGTCATCGAGCCACTGGTTTCTGTGATTACGAATGTAGGTCTAGATCATACGCAAATTTTAGGAAGCACGTTAAAGCAAATTGCTTATGAAAAAGCAGGGATCATAAAACGAAACACACCAGTATTTACAGCGGTGAAAGATGTAAATGCGCTTCATGTACTCCAAGCGGAAGCTACTGAACAACAAGCTGAATTATTTCAAATTAATAAGGACTTCTTTGTCAAAGACATCATATCAACAGAACATGCGGAAAACTTTACGTTTACATCAGGCTCGACAACAATGGAAAATCTTGAAATTAATTTATTAGGACATCATCAGACCGAAAATGCTTCAGGTGCTATCGCGACATTATTTTGGCTAAAGGATAATAGAAAAGTAAATCTAGACGAAGCAATCATTAGATCTGGTTTAATAAAAGCGTACTGGCCGGGAAGAATGGAAATTCTACATACTGAGCCGGTCATATTAATCGATGGTGCACATAATCCAGAAGGGCTTAGGGCGTTATCTGCAGCACTTGACAACAGATATCTTGGTAAAAATATAAAAGTTATATTTGCTGCACTGAAGGACAAAGATTTAACGGAAATGTTTTCGGTCTTTAATAATATGAACGTAGAATTACATGTAACACAATTTGACTTTCCTAGAGCTGCTTCCGCAGAGGAGCTAAAGGCCATGAGTGGAAATCATGTCATAAAGGCACATGTAGAATGGCGAGCGTTAATTAAAGAACAAATAAATAGTATGCAGTCAAATGAGGTCCTCGTCATCACGGGCTCATTATATTTCATTTCTTTAGTTAGGCCTTTCCTATTAAAGAAATTAAAGAACGATATAATATAAAAACGGAAAATGCTGGTATTTAGTAGAATATGACGATAAAATATACTTATGATGAATTATTGTCTCATCGTAAGTATATTTATTTTTATGAAAGGATTACCCTCCTATGAAACTAATCATTTTCCTCTATGCTCTCCTCCTCGGTTCCTTTTTTAATGTTGTAGGGCTAAGGGTCCCGATAAAAGAATCTATTGTTTATCCGGGCTCCGCTTGTCCTAAGTGTCACAAAACATTGACATGCAAGGAACTCATTCCCGTTCTATCTTATGTATTTCAACTTGGCAAATGCCGTCAGTGTAAGCATCAAATAACTTTACTTTATCCTATCATGGAACTAGCTACTGCCTGTTTATTTGTCTTTGCTTACGCAAAAATCGGCTGGACGTTTGAGCTTTTGATTGCCTGGACATTTATTTCTTTACTTATGATTATTTCTGTTTCAGATCTTACGTATTTGATTATTCCTGATAAGGTTTTACTTGTTTTTGCAGCTATTATTTTAGTAGAACGATTGATTCAGCCACTAACTCCGTGGTGGGATTCAATTCTTGGCTCCGCTATTATTTTTATAATTTTAATGGGTATCACGATCATTAGTAAAGGTGGTTTAGGTGGAGGAGATATAAAACTATATGCAGTTTTGGGACTTGTACTTGGGGTGAAATTAGTTTTGTTATCTTTCTTTTTTGCTAACTTAATAGGAGCAGTCATTGGTGTATTAGGGATAGCACTTGGTCTAGTAGAAAGAAGAAAGCCTATTCCATTTGGTCCATTTATCGCGCTTGGAATGCTGATCGTATATTTTTACAACGAACAGATCTTATCATGGTATTATTCGCTTCTATCATTTTAACAAGTACTAGGTATAAACAATTCTTCTTGAATGGAAATATAAGTATACTTGCCAGTAAGTAAGAGTATTTTTAGTGTCTAGCATAAGCGTTTTTCTTTTAATTCTGCAAATAAATACAAATGATAAAAAATATGACGAAAACCTTTTTAGATGAGACGACAAATGTCTTGTCTATTTTTTTTCTACCTATGGTAGCATTAAGCAAACTTGCAAGTGGAGGCTGATATGCATGGACAAGAAGCACAAGACACAGCAACCAGCTATCAAAATAAAAATCAACGGAGAAGAAAGACCATTTGAGGAAGAAGTTATTGTTAATAATTGGCAAACAGCAGTAGAAGAAACATCTGCAGCAGCAGATAAAACGCTAGAAGAAGAAAATTTTGATTGGGTACTTCCTGAAGTGGAATACAATGAAGTTTCTGAGTTTCAAAAGGTGAATTATTTCCCGAGCAAAAATAAAAAGTATACTTCAAGGGGAAGGAAGTCCGCACCACTGGCCACGCTAATATTATCTATTTTTCTTGCGGTAGCGGTAGGTTTATTGTTAGGAACATTTCTTTTGAAGATGGTTATGAATCCAGATGATCAGGCCGCAGCCTTAGATGATAGCTCTATAACAGCACCAATCGTTTTAAAGGAAGAAACAAATAAACTAGCTGAAGTTCCATACACAGCGGAGCTACCTGCTTTTACAGCTGCAGTTATACAAGGTGATGTTTTTTCGAACAAAGAAGCAGCTGATAATAGAGCATCTGAATATGATGCTCAAGGATATGCTTCAACGATAATGGAAAAAGACGGGAAGCATTATGTATTTATCGGTATTGCTTCCGCTATTGGCGAAGCGAAAGCATGGGAAGCCAACTTGAAAGAAAATGGGTTAAATGTTTGGGCAAAAGAGTTGCAAATTGGAAGTGTGAAAATACCATTCACATCAAAGGAAGAAGCAACATTGTTTGCCTCGGAAGGAAAGTTATTTCAATTGCTTGCCAATGAAGCAATAAGTGGAATGAATACTGGCAAGGTTAATGATGCGAACATAACAGCAATAGGTAAGACGTTAGAAATGAAAGAAGAAACGCGCTCCAAGGAAGGTGTGGCATTCGAACTCTATAATAAGTTGTATGGCTCCTATGAAGGGCTTAAAGGGTTTCAATCTAACAATGGTGATAAGGCGTTATTAAAGAAAGTCCAACAGAACTTACTAGACTACATAAAATTATATGAAGGAGCCCGTCGATAACATAAATACATGGCGGGCTTGTCTTTTCTAGTTGTTCCATTCAATACTATTTGATATGATATATGAGTATCTCCCGATCTATAGAAAGGCAGGAATATGAAATGCCACACCCACATCTCATACTAGCTTCATCATCACCTCGAAGGAAAGATCTACTTGAGAAACTATCCTTCCCGTTTACCACTTACTCACCAAATGTAGACGAATCCGTCTCAAAGGAATTATCGCCAAGTGAGATTGTTTCCATTCTCGCTTTACGAAAAGCCAATAATATAGCCCTGAAATTTCCACAAGCCTATATAATTGGCTCGGACACTATTGTTGTTTGTGATGGAATTGTACTTGGCAAACCCCAATGTAGAGAAGAGGGGGAGCAAATGCTCAAGCAATTATCTGGGCGAACACATTCCGTTTATACTGGCGTTGCTGTTGTAAATACCAATGAGACGAAAGTTTTTTATGATAAAACGGATGTGGAATTTTGGGAACTGTCAACGACATTAATAAACCAATATTTGGACAGTGGTGAGCCATTTGACAAAGCAGGTGCCTACGGAATTCAAGGCTACGGCGCTTTACTTGTAAAATCGATAATTGGAGATTACTACTCTGTCGTAGGGCTACCAATTTCTCGCTTATCACGTATATTGTTGGAAATGGGGTTAACTCACCCGAAATGAAGCATCCCTTTATAAAAGAGGATGTTCAAAAAGTCACCAAATGATAAACGGCGCATTTCTTCATTGCTAATTAGGTACTTCTATTAAGGAAAAGGATCCTCTTTTAAGTAAAAGTGGAACCTCTGTTAAGATCGCTCACGTCCTGTAAGCAAAATAGAGGTCAGCACGTCGTGTGCAAGTACGTCCTGTGAGCAACACAGAAGTCTGCACATCCTGTGCAAGTCCGATCCTCAAAACCTTCTCCTCGAACTTCTTGTTTCTAATTTGGCACCTTTTTGAACACCACTAAAAGGGAGAGAAATATATGAAAGCGGAAACACTTATGATTCGTGACTTTCCAGTGGATGAACGTCCACGCGAGCGATTGATCAATAATGGTGCAGAAAGTTTGTCCAATCAAGAATTGCTTGCTATTTTACTAAGAACTGGCACAAAGGCGGAATCAGTTATTCAGTTGTCAAATAGATTACTTACACAGTTTGGTGGTCTTATGTGGCTAAAGGATGCTGCCTTGGAGGAGATGACTGATTTAAAAGGGATCGGTGAAGCAAAAGCAGTGCAAATTGCCGCTGCAGTTGAATTAGGAAGAAGAATAAGTAACCTCTCATACGATGACCGCTATGTAATCCGCAGCCCGGAAGATGGGGCAAATTATGTGATGAATGATATGAGATTCTTAACACAGGAGCATTTCGTGTGCCTCTATTTAAACACCAAAAATCAAGTGATTCATCGTCAAACTGTCTTCATCGGTAGCTTAAATGCAAGCATAGTCCACCCTCGCGAAGTATTCAAAGAAGCTTTTCGCCGCTCAGCCGCCTCTATTATCTGTTTCCATAATCATCCATCCGGAGACCCTGCCCCATCTAAAGAAGATATCAACGTAACAAAACGACTTGTGGAGTGTGGAAAAATGATTGGGATTGAAATCCTTGATCATTTGATCATTGGCGACAAAAAATATGTTAGTATGAAAGAAAAAGGGTATATGTGACACTATGATTTTACAAAGTCTTACGTTATAATTGGAAGTGTGATTTTTTTTGCAGAAATTAATGTATAATAACACGAGTACGCTACAACAGTGAGGATAATCATATAGAAGAATATAAAAGTTTATGTGAAACGACTTAATTAAATGAAGTATGGCATTTGGGATCAGAGAGGGAGATACAAATAATGTTTGGATTTGGGACGAAAGACTTAGGTATAGATTTAGGCACTGCCAATACATTGGTTTTTATAAAAGGGAAAGGTATCGTTCTACGTGAGCCTTCTGTAGTGGCTTTGCATACTGATACAAAAAAAATCGTTGCTGTGGGTAATGATGCAAAGAATATGATAGGACGTACACCGGGTAATATCGTTGCATTGCGCCCTATGAAAGATGGAGTTATAGCAGATTATGAAACAACTGCATCGATGATGAAGTATTACATAAAACATGCGGCAAAAGGTAAAGGCGGTTTTGGTGGAAAGCCTTATGTTATGGTATGTGTACCCTCGGGAATTACAGCAGTGGAACAGAGGGCTGTCTTAGATGCAACAAGAGAAGCAGGAGCTCGTGATGCATATCCTATCGAAGAACCCTTTGCGGCAGCAATTGGAGCAAACTTACCTGTATGGGAACCTACAGGAAGCATGGTAGTAGATATTGGTGGGGGAACAACTGAAGTTGCAGTCATCTCGTTAGGTGGAATTGTGACAAGTGTATCGATTCGGACCGCTGGCGATAACTTTGATGAATCGATTGTTGCTTATATTAGAAAAACGTACAATTTATTAATTGGTGACCGAACTGCCGAAGCGATTAAAGTGGAGGTCGGATCTGCAGGAGATACAGAAGGAATTGCGCCAATGGAAATTCGGGGCCGCGATTTACTGACCGGATTACCGAAAACGATGGAAATAACATCTAAGGAAATTTCAGGCGCATTACGTGATACGGTTAATACGATTATTGATGCGGTGAAAACTACGCTTGAAAGAACTCCTCCAGAACTTGCAGCGGATATTATGGACAGAGGAATCGTATTGACTGGCGGTGGAGCATTGTTGCACAATTTGGACAAGGTAATTAGTGAAGAAACACAAATGCCTGTATTAATTGCTGAAGAACCACTTGATTGTGTGGCAATTGGAACGGGAATGGCATTGGAACATATAGATCTATTCAAAAATAAAGCAAGAGATTCTCGATAAAATACCTGATGGCGTCTAAATTCATTCGGACGCCATTCATTTATACAGCTATTAAAGCAGCTGTCGGTTAATCAGAAATTAGAGGTGGAAATGATGCCGCATTTTTTTCTTAATAAACGTCTGATTATCCTGCTTGTCAGCATTATTATTCTTGTGTCATTAATCGGATTTTCATTACGTGATCGAGACAATATTTCTCGACCTGAGCAATTTATTAAGGATGTTGTAGGATTTGGCCATTCACTTGTATCAAAACCTGCACAAGGAATTGCAAGTGCATTAACGAATGTGGAAGATCTGAAAAATACATACACAGAAAATAAAAAATTGAAAGCACGATTAGAAGGGCTGGCAAAGCTTGAACAGGAAATATCAGATTTAAAAAGAGACAATGATGAACTAAGAGATATAGTAGGGAAGACGGATGATTTGCGTGATTTTACAGCCATTCAAGCAACTTTGATTAGTCGTTCTCCTGATCTATGGTATGACAAAATTATGATAAATAAAGGTAGTAAAAGTGGAGTTAAACCTGATATGGCTGTGATTACAGCAAAAGGCTTAATTGGTAAGGTAATTGATACTTCAGAAATGACTGCAACAATAGAATTATTGAGTTCGGACAACACTAAAAACCGAGTTTCGGCGCTAATACAAGGAAAAAATGAGGTTTTTGGTCTAATTGATGGGTATGATCGCGAAAAGAAGCTACTAATAATGAAGGATTTACCTATTGATCAAGAAATCAAAAAAGGGCAAAATATTATTACCTCAGGTCTAGGAGGCGTCTTTCCAAAAGGCCAGGATATTGGAAAAGTCAAAGAACTTCGTGTAGATCAGTATGGCTTAACACAAATAGCATATGTGGAACCTTCAGCAGATTTTTATGGATTTGAGCATGTAATGGTTATTGTCCGTCCTGAAGACGGGAAAAAGGAGGGAGAATGATGAAGCGCATTATTCTTCCTTTACTTTTAACGCTAGCATTCTATTTAGAAAGTATTTTTGTAGACTTATTACCTCCGGAAGCATTTGGCGGAGAAAGAATTGTTGTACCTCATTTTTTACTTATTTTGTTAATTATAATGGGGATTTATTATGTACGCAATCATGCGCTTCTATATGCAGCGCTATTCG harbors:
- a CDS encoding SPOR domain-containing protein, producing the protein MDKKHKTQQPAIKIKINGEERPFEEEVIVNNWQTAVEETSAAADKTLEEENFDWVLPEVEYNEVSEFQKVNYFPSKNKKYTSRGRKSAPLATLILSIFLAVAVGLLLGTFLLKMVMNPDDQAAALDDSSITAPIVLKEETNKLAEVPYTAELPAFTAAVIQGDVFSNKEAADNRASEYDAQGYASTIMEKDGKHYVFIGIASAIGEAKAWEANLKENGLNVWAKELQIGSVKIPFTSKEEATLFASEGKLFQLLANEAISGMNTGKVNDANITAIGKTLEMKEETRSKEGVAFELYNKLYGSYEGLKGFQSNNGDKALLKKVQQNLLDYIKLYEGARR
- the radC gene encoding RadC family protein, yielding MKAETLMIRDFPVDERPRERLINNGAESLSNQELLAILLRTGTKAESVIQLSNRLLTQFGGLMWLKDAALEEMTDLKGIGEAKAVQIAAAVELGRRISNLSYDDRYVIRSPEDGANYVMNDMRFLTQEHFVCLYLNTKNQVIHRQTVFIGSLNASIVHPREVFKEAFRRSAASIICFHNHPSGDPAPSKEDINVTKRLVECGKMIGIEILDHLIIGDKKYVSMKEKGYM
- a CDS encoding valine--tRNA ligase yields the protein MPTKYEPQRIEKGRYQWWLDGKFFEANNDPNKKPYTIVIPPPNVTGRLHLGHAWDTALQDILTRMKRMQGYDVLWLPGMDHAGIATQARVEEKLREEGISRYDLGREKFVEEIWKWKAEYADFIRQQWSKLGLGLDYSRERFTLDEGLSKAVREVFVTLYNKKLIYRGEYIINWDPATKTALSDIEVIHKDVQGAFYHMRYPLADGSGAIEVATTRPETMLGDTAVAVHPDDERYQHLIGKTVILPIIGREIPIVADDYVDQDFGSGAVKITPAHDPNDFEIGNRHNLERILVMNEDGTMNENANKYQGMDRFECRKQIVKDLQEQGVLFQIEDHMHSVGHSERSGAVVEPYLSTQWFVSMQPLADQAIDLQKQEEKVNFIPDRFEKTYLHWMENIHDWCISRQLWWGHRIPAWYHKETGEVYVGNVAPADEENWEQDNDVLDTWFSSALWPFSTMGWPDLDAGDFQRYYPNNALVTGYDIISFWVSRMIFQGIEFTGKRPFQDVLIHGLIRAEDGRKMSKSLGNGIDPMDVIDQYGADSLRYFLTTGSSPGQDLRFSMEKIESIWNFANKIWNASRFALLNMDGLEYNEIDLSGEKSVADKWILTRLNNTIDTVTKLADKYEFGEVGRALYNFIWDELCDWYIEMAKLPLYGEDEAAKKTTRSVLAYVLDNTMRLIHPFMPFISEEIWQNLPHEGESITVAAWPTVNEQFTDEQAASEMKLLMDIIRSVRNIRAEVNTPMSKQIKLMLKAKDSEIFTVLEKNKQFIEKFCNPEELIISTDMKTPEKSMTAVVTGVELFLPLAGLINIDEEIKRLEKEWDKWNKEVERVQKKLSNEKFTSKAPQAVVEEERVKEKDYVEKRSIVEERMNELKNI
- a CDS encoding prepilin peptidase, whose protein sequence is MKLIIFLYALLLGSFFNVVGLRVPIKESIVYPGSACPKCHKTLTCKELIPVLSYVFQLGKCRQCKHQITLLYPIMELATACLFVFAYAKIGWTFELLIAWTFISLLMIISVSDLTYLIIPDKVLLVFAAIILVERLIQPLTPWWDSILGSAIIFIILMGITIISKGGLGGGDIKLYAVLGLVLGVKLVLLSFFFANLIGAVIGVLGIALGLVERRKPIPFGPFIALGMLIVYFYNEQILSWYYSLLSF
- a CDS encoding Maf family protein — encoded protein: MPHPHLILASSSPRRKDLLEKLSFPFTTYSPNVDESVSKELSPSEIVSILALRKANNIALKFPQAYIIGSDTIVVCDGIVLGKPQCREEGEQMLKQLSGRTHSVYTGVAVVNTNETKVFYDKTDVEFWELSTTLINQYLDSGEPFDKAGAYGIQGYGALLVKSIIGDYYSVVGLPISRLSRILLEMGLTHPK
- a CDS encoding rod shape-determining protein produces the protein MFGFGTKDLGIDLGTANTLVFIKGKGIVLREPSVVALHTDTKKIVAVGNDAKNMIGRTPGNIVALRPMKDGVIADYETTASMMKYYIKHAAKGKGGFGGKPYVMVCVPSGITAVEQRAVLDATREAGARDAYPIEEPFAAAIGANLPVWEPTGSMVVDIGGGTTEVAVISLGGIVTSVSIRTAGDNFDESIVAYIRKTYNLLIGDRTAEAIKVEVGSAGDTEGIAPMEIRGRDLLTGLPKTMEITSKEISGALRDTVNTIIDAVKTTLERTPPELAADIMDRGIVLTGGGALLHNLDKVISEETQMPVLIAEEPLDCVAIGTGMALEHIDLFKNKARDSR
- the mreC gene encoding rod shape-determining protein MreC; this encodes MPHFFLNKRLIILLVSIIILVSLIGFSLRDRDNISRPEQFIKDVVGFGHSLVSKPAQGIASALTNVEDLKNTYTENKKLKARLEGLAKLEQEISDLKRDNDELRDIVGKTDDLRDFTAIQATLISRSPDLWYDKIMINKGSKSGVKPDMAVITAKGLIGKVIDTSEMTATIELLSSDNTKNRVSALIQGKNEVFGLIDGYDREKKLLIMKDLPIDQEIKKGQNIITSGLGGVFPKGQDIGKVKELRVDQYGLTQIAYVEPSADFYGFEHVMVIVRPEDGKKEGE
- a CDS encoding bifunctional folylpolyglutamate synthase/dihydrofolate synthase, with protein sequence MEYMLEKLDHPENKLNAVHVGGTNGKGSTVAYLRSVLMEAGYEVGTFTSPYIEQFNERISLNGKPISDNEITHLVNVIKPLADELEETEFGPPTEFEIITAMSIYYFAVMNPVDFSIMEVGLGGRYDSTNVIEPLVSVITNVGLDHTQILGSTLKQIAYEKAGIIKRNTPVFTAVKDVNALHVLQAEATEQQAELFQINKDFFVKDIISTEHAENFTFTSGSTTMENLEINLLGHHQTENASGAIATLFWLKDNRKVNLDEAIIRSGLIKAYWPGRMEILHTEPVILIDGAHNPEGLRALSAALDNRYLGKNIKVIFAALKDKDLTEMFSVFNNMNVELHVTQFDFPRAASAEELKAMSGNHVIKAHVEWRALIKEQINSMQSNEVLVITGSLYFISLVRPFLLKKLKNDII